The genome window CCCAGGCTTGGCCCTCCGTCCTCTCCTGGGAGGGTTTGGGCCTCGAATCCCCCGTTCCTAGTTCCCGGAGCCCCGTCGCTCACCGCCGGCTTGGCATTCTCCACTCGGGAGTGGGGCGTTGGCTCCAGCCtcgactggaagccccctgaggGCAGCCCCGAGTCTAAAAACTGAGGCTTTCCACTCTGCCCCACCCGCCCTGCGCCCAGAACCTTCTAGGTCTCTTCTGGGCCTCTTCTCCATGGCGCTTATAGCCATTTGGCgtactatatattttacttatgcaTCTGtctcttgaatttttttaattatcagtttttttgtttctaaagatgactggtaagggggtcttaacccttgacttggtgttgtcagcaccacgctcagccagtgagctaaccggccatccctatacagggatccgaaccggtggccttggtgttatcagcaccgcactctcccaagtgagccactggccggcccttaATTATCGGTTTTGTTCGCGGTTTTATTCCCCCCCTCCCCTTAGAACATTGCTTGACACCTAGAAGTGCTCAATACTTGCTGAATGGATGGTTGACCAttgtggtatttttaaaaacatttctctctTTGGACCTCAGGTGTAGAGACTTGAGATAGTTACCCTTCGTTCATAGTACCTTTTTGCAACCCGACTGGGCAAGGTCCTTGGATTAAGCTCTATGCATTTTCCCCCTTCATTTTCCACCTCCCTTCATTCTccacccctcctcttcctccactcCCATGTACCAACCCTAAACCATTTaatgtctcccccccccccccacattgtTTTTGAGACCTGTTTGTGTTGCTAAATCGGGTCtggtttattatcttttttttttttttttaaagatgaccggtaaggggatcttaacccttgacttggtgttgtcagcaccacgctctcccaagtgagctaaccagccatccccatataggaatccaaacccgtggccttggtgtaatcAACACCACATTCGCCCAAGTGAGCAACTGGTTGACCCTTATCTGTTACATTTTAATTCTCCTTACCCTTAAATTGCCTCCAACTCTGCCAGTGTAATTCATGCTAATGAACATTCCTGTAGGTTCattcactcaagaaatatttactgagcacctccaattggccaggcagtgttctagacACTCATGATACACAGTGAACAGATGAGTCTTCACAGAGCTTTCATTCTACTGGAGGCAGACAGATAATccacataataaatataataaatgagtaGATTACACAATATACTATAGAGTGATAACCCAtgatgggggaaaaaaggaacaggAGAAGAGGGCtcaggaatgggggaaggggtggtGGCAGCTACAGTTGTAAATGGATCTGGATTGTCAAATTAGACTTCATTGGGAACAGAATATTTGAGCAGAGTCAAAGGAGGTGAGGAAGTGAGCCaagagggttttttgttgttgttgttttgttttgttttttaaaagatgaccagtaggggagcttaacccttgagttggtgttatcagcaccacactctcccaaatgagccacttGGCCGGCCCTAGCCAAGAGGTTATTTAGAGGGGAGGTTTTCCAGGCAGAAGCAACAGCCAATGCCCAAACCATAAGGAAGGAATACGCCTGGAGTGTTTGAGGAATAGTAAATAGGCCAGGCTGGATCCAAGTTAATAAGAGGAGAGCTCAGAAGGGTGTGGACAAGAGCAGGAATTCCTCCTCTTTTACTTTCAGGACTTTgcagttgactttttttttttttttttttttaatgaaagatgacgggtaaggggatcttaacccttgacttggtgttgtcagcaccacactctccgaagtgagctaaccggccatccctatatagggatccaaacctgtggccttggtgttatcagcacaacactctcccgagtgagccacaggccgtcCCTTGCAGTTGACTTCGAGTAAGATGAGGCATGGTTgcaaggttttgagcagaggagtgacatgatctcaGGGCCAGCTTCATGAACACGATTTGGTTTAGTGTTCTGCTATCACTGTACTGAAATTTCCAATAGTTTCTTAACAAGAAGCTCCACGTTTTCATTTAATACTGGGCCCTACACATTGTGTAGCTGGTCTTAGGAGGCTATAGTAGTGATCCAGATAAGACACCATGGTAGACTGGACCAAGGTGGTAGCAGAGGAGGTGGTGAGAAAGTAGAACCAGctggatttgctgatggattggatgtgtggtatagaaaaatatttgaggatGACTCTTCCAAAGTTTTTGGCTGGTCAAGTACAAGGATGCAGTTGCCTTCTACTGAAATGGGGGAGGCTTCTGGTAGGACAGGTTTAGAGAGGGAAGATCAGGAATTCTGTTCTGAACATGCTGATTTGAGATACTAGATATCCAAGTAGAAATGCTgagtaggcagttggatatatgagCCTGGTGTTCTGGAGAGAGGTGTGGACTGCATATGTAAATCGAGTCTTTGGTTTATGGGTGGAATTTAAGGAGTAAGAATAGAGAAGGAGCAAGGATGAAGCCTGGAGGGTATTCCATGGTAAAGAGgttagagagaaaagaaataaccaGCAAAAAAGACCATGGAGAATCAAAACATTGGAACTCTGGTGTCTTGGAAACCAAGTGAAGAAGCTGTTTCAAGGAGAGTGGTCAGATGTGTGAATGCTGCTGTTTGGACTTAACAAAGCAGAGGTTATTGGTGAGAGGTTTTGGTGGCGTGGAAAGCCTGACTGGAGGGGGTTTAAGAATGGAATGAAGgcggccggcccgtggctcactcgggagagtgtggtgctgatgacaccaaggccatgggttcggatcccatatagggatggccggttcgctcactggctgagcgcatagcaagccaagggttaagatccccttaccagtcatctttaaaaaaaaaaaaaaaaaaagaatggaaggagGGTACTGATAACAGAGTGAAGGGACCCccccccatgctggccagctatggccagctaccaaaacaaaaacacagtgaCAGTGACAACAAAAGAATGGAAGGAGGGGAAGTGGATATGGAAAGTACAGGAAGTACAGGCAATCCTCTCAAAGAGTTTTGCCTCAAAGTGTAGCAAAAATACGGAGTACTGAGTAGTGGCCTGGCACAGACAGCGGGGGCaaataagtgttttaaataaGATGGGGGAATTAAGATCATGTTTAAATGTTGATTAAGAATGATCcagtagagagagaaaaattaagaacACGGGAATGAGAGGGGAGGATTTTTGGAACATTGTCCTTTAAGGCACAGGGAATCTGCCAGAgaagagacagacatacagaggTGCTATCCTTTGACCCCACTGATATCACCAGTCCATTGATCCTGTCACCTTTTCACTGCTCTCAATCACTTGATGTCCTCTCTTCCTCAAGAGGTCCTCTTCCCTGACCTTGGGATCCCATGGTCAGACATTATGCTGGCTTACTTGCCTACACCATCAATTCCCTGGACTGTCTACGGTTTTGGAGCATTTGCCTGGCCAAACCACAACCCTGATTAAATCCAACTCCACCAAACAAGTGCTCTAAAGCCATAGATCAACGGATTGGTGATCTCAGGGGGATCATAGCTGGGGTTGAGAGGTAGTTAGCTGGAAAGATGGGAGGTGGTGCATTTTTATGTGGTGCATAAATGAGATTATGGAGAGGTTGCAGTTATTTGTTTAGTCTATTGCGCTCAATCATAACCTAAAGTCAGGTGGAAGGCAAAACTTTTGGCAAAGAGTTCAAGAAAGCCAAAACTTAAGGCAGGAGTAGTGTTGGAGAGAATGACAGTAAGCCAGGAGCTAAACCCCTCTAAATGAGGGGGAGTGATGGAGAGTTCAGTAGATGACAGTAATAATGAAGATTGTTTAGTATGTTAAATTCCTGTATTAACTTGAATATACACACCAGGAAATAGACAGTAAGGTGTAGTAAATTGGTGTGtggttgttttttggtttgtttttttttttggcggctggcctgtccGAACCCATGGACTTGGTGttttaaggctgcactctaactaactgagctatcTAGCCAGACCCCTAAAGTGCAGTAGAGTTTTATCCTGCCTGATGGCTCTTCACGATGGCTATACTAGCTGATACTCAGAACTGCAGTGTAATAAGGCATTCTACTTCCTTGCATCTTTCTCAATACttggtattttctgtctttataattCTTGCCAATTTGATTGCTATAAAGTGttatctcattattttatttttcttactcctAATAAGGCTGAGCATCTTGTTAGCCATTCAGGTATCCCCTCCTTGTGAATGCTGATTTATCTTGTGCCCATTTGTATATTTGTGTTGGCCTTTtacttattgatttgtaggagctctCTGTGTATTAGGGAAGTGAGAATTTTGGGTTGAAATTTCTTCtggtttattttattgtctttattttattttatttattttttcacttatggTGACTTTTTACTATGCAgaacctttttaatttttttttcctgctggccTGTATGGgtatccgaacctgtgaccttagtgttataaggctgcgctctaaccaactgagctaaccagccagtacagaccttttaatttttacatattatataatatgtgcaTAAAACTTATAGATTAATTTGAGGGTAATTGGCATCTTTATACTGtgtattttgtctttgtttattcAGTCTGTCTTCAAAGTCCTTAAATGgtgattacatttttttctcccataaaGGTCTAGTCCATTCTTTCATGGGTTAGCTCCTAGATACTTACAACTTTGGttactattataaatagaaactttttttaaaaaaactgtattttCCAGTTCTGCTGGTATAGAGGAACAGTATTGATTAGTATGTTCTTATATCCAATAAATTTGCTGTACTCTTATTGGTTCTAATAATTTGTATATTGTTTTGTATGGTTTTCTGTTAATCATTTTTCTCTGCAAATTATAATAGTTTTACCTTTCTCTTTCCAACTTTAtatcttttgctattttttccttttttggataCTATGTTGAACATTAGCAGTGTGGTGGGCTCCTTGCTAATTACTGAACTCTCCAATAAGTATATCATCTTTTCCCCAAGCAAAAACTCTAGATTCATTTGTaataccaacaccacactctcccgagtttgtttgttttcaaaagatgagtggtaagaggatcttaacccttgacttggtgttgtcagcaccacgctctcccaagtgagctaaccagctattcctatatagggatccgaacccattgcattggtgttatcagcaccacactctcccaagcgagccacgggctggctccATTCATTTGTAATATAATGACACTCATGGGGATGGCAAAGGGTACAAAAATAGTTTTTGCCCTGAACAACCAGTGGGTTGGTGTTGCCATTCTCTGAGACAAGGAATATAGGAGGAAGAGCAAGAAAATGGAATCCAGTTTTAGAAATGCTGTTTTAAGTGCCCGCGGGCTGCACAAGTAAATCTTTAGACAACTAGTAGGCAGTTCTTCTTGAGGGCTAGCAGAGAAGTCCGGGCCAGAGGTAAATATTTGAGAGCCCTAAACTTATACATGGTGACTGAAGCTAAAGGCATGTATGAGATCGTTCAGGAACAGTACATTAGAGTGAGgacagaatgagaaagagaggTAAAGGGAAATCCAGTAGAATTTGATGTCACAATTCCCCAGGCAGGGCCCACAACCCTCTCCCAGAGAAGCTTTGAGCCAGGATCCTAGGGTCACAGAGGAAATCCTAGGATGTTTtgactctcttctctttctttttgctaGTTGCCAGATATAGACTCCAAGTAGTTGATCCACCAAGACTACCCCTGGAAAAAAAACCCAAGGCTGATGAAGATGGTGAGTAGTGAGCTCTCTGGCATGGCTCCATGGCCAGGCTGGATGCCAGGGACACCCAAAGCCAGCAAACCACGGCACATGATCTCCTTTTGTTCTGCACAGGTCCAGATTTTGAGCCCAACCTGTGGATGTGGGTAAACCCCAACATCGTGTATCCCCCCGGAAAGGTGGAGGCCCCAGAACCTAGTAAGAAGGAGGATCTGACAAGCAcactcccctcccctcagccACCCCTGAAGGAGGAAGATGCCACCTGCTCAGAGGCCATGGGGGTGGAATCGCTGCTGCATTCTTCTGGCGAGCACTCGCACCCCTGGAAACAGTTTATCTCTTTCCCCTGCAACTGGGAGGTATGGATTTCTGGAGTTTGAGCTGGACTTGGGCAGTAGGGAGGGTGGGCAGAGGGAAGATGCATCAGAGTTCTGTTTTCTTAGGTATAGCAGAAAGGCAGTGGGTTCAGAAGTTACCTATATCCCTGGGTTGGGGAGAAGCTAGATGGTCCTAGACCACGGCCTCTTCCTGCCATTGTACCCTGGAGTAGAGGCTGAGGGAGTCAGGACCAGTTCCTACTCTGTGCTCCTCTAGcttacagaagaggaggaggctgaGGACCAGGATGACAGCTCCTCTGTGACTCTCCCGTCCCCTCACAAAAGGGTCCCCCTCCAGAGTCGGAGGCTTCGGCATGCCAGCAGCCAGAAGGGGAAGCTCTGGTCCCGGCCCCCTCTCAATTACTTCCACCTAATTGCCCTGGCATTAAGAAACAGTTCCCCCTGTGGCCTCAACGTGCAACAGATCTACAGTTTCACCCGGTATgtgcgggggtggggtgggagggggtacGGGAGGGGACTAGGACCCTGGGTCTGATGCCTTCCGATCTGCCCCAGGCCCTGGGCTgcagactcagtttccccatgtgggTCTGAGTGGACAAGTGCATTTGCAATCGTCTTTTCCCAGGCACTTGTCTGCCAACACATGTACAGGATCATAGCTACTCTCACCCCCTTTCATGTCTTAACAACTCTAGCCTTTTTATGGCTTAggttctcctttatttttctttctttctttcttttcaaaaggtgacgggtaaggggatcttaacccttgacttggtgttgtcaacaccacactctcccatccctatatagggatccaaacctttggccttggtgttatcagcaccacactctcccaagtgagccacaggctggccctttagTTCTCCTTTAACACACAAACTCACTTGGTCCAGATgagtttctcccaccttccttcTCAAGATGAGCCAGTATAAAATCTGGTTTCCACCATCTTCTAGGACTGTACTGCCTGGCTAGCTCCCTGTACACCAGGGGTGAGGGGAATCCTGTAGAGGAGGGATTTATGTCTAGCTTTAATAGCAAGTGTGAGGGAGTTTCTTGGCCCTTTACTAGTATTAGAAGAGCCTAATGTCTCAGAATAGTAATCCTTAAGTGGTGTCCCTCCTTGACCAGGATTCCTCTTACAGGAGCTGGCTGACCTGATTCTGCTTTGTTCATGCTGTGGTCAAAGTCCTGAACCTTcagagagggaggaaaatgagcctggggctggggcagtGAACTGGCCTTAAGAGGAGGGGTCACCTGAGCAGCGCACCAGGTGGAGGTGTTGCCACATGCCGATCGCTCCATCAGCGGAGAGCAGGTCCAGGCCAGCTT of Cynocephalus volans isolate mCynVol1 chromosome 4, mCynVol1.pri, whole genome shotgun sequence contains these proteins:
- the FOXR1 gene encoding forkhead box protein R1, with amino-acid sequence MGNESFLAFTTAHLPLAEQNLARYRLQVVDPPRLPLEKKPKADEDGPDFEPNLWMWVNPNIVYPPGKVEAPEPSKKEDLTSTLPSPQPPLKEEDATCSEAMGVESLLHSSGEHSHPWKQFISFPCNWELTEEEEAEDQDDSSSVTLPSPHKRVPLQSRRLRHASSQKGKLWSRPPLNYFHLIALALRNSSPCGLNVQQIYSFTRQHFPFFRTAPEGWKNTVRHNLCFRDSFEKVPVGAQDEESPGTRPRSCLWKLTEEGHRRFAEEARAWASTRLESIQQCMSQPDVMPFLFDL